The Miscanthus floridulus cultivar M001 chromosome 6, ASM1932011v1, whole genome shotgun sequence genomic interval TCGTTGGCCTCGctgccttttccttttccttcccCTTCCTCGCCCTCCGGCCTCGCTCTCCCACACGAAGACGAGGAAGCCGCCGAGCGCGGAGCCCagcacgccgccgccggccatgTCGGTGGAGACGGAGCGGAGCTCCACCGAGTCCTCCGCAGCCTCCGGGCTCGACTTCGAGGACACCGCGCTCACCCTCACCCTCCGCCTCCCGGGCTCCGCccccgccgccgtcgcctccttgtcctcgtcctcctccgccttCCCCGACGCCGACCGCAAGCGCGCCTCCTCCGACGCCGACCCCGACCGCTCCTCCCCGCTCGCCGCGTCCTCCGACGCTGCACCGGCACCCAAGTACGCCGCCTTCCCCGGCCGATGAACACAGgcctttcctttttattttctcccACGGGAACTGCGTAGCGGTTGCTTTGGCCTATGACTATGACTATGAGATGGAGTGGAGTTTGATGTTGGTTCCTTGCTTCCTCCTCCTGTGTTTTGGTGCGCAGGGCGCGGGTGGTGGGGTGGCCGCCGGTGAGGTCGTACCGCAAGAACGCGCTCGCCGACGTCGCGGGCTCCAGCAAGGCCAACCAGGCCGCCAAGTTCGTCAAGGTGGCCGTCGACGGCGCGCCCTACCTGCGGAAGGTGGACCTCCAGGCGTACGCCGGCTACGACCAGCTCCTCCGCGCGCTCCAGGACAAGTTCTTCTCCCACTTCACCATCAGTTAGTTCTACCGTACCACCCCCTTGCTTCGTGCTTCCTCCTGAGTTTAATTCCCAGCGCCTTGCTCTGTTTGATCGAGCGTTCCAGCTGACGAAGATTGTTTTGGCTTGATGCCCGCGCAGGGAAGTTTGCCGACGACGAGAGGAAGCTGGTGGACGCGGTGAACGGGACGGAGTACGTGCCCACGTACGAGGACAAGGATGGCGACTGGATGCTCGTCGGCGACGTCCCCTGGAAGTGAGCTCCTGTGCTGCTTATTCTGTTCTACTTTCCCTAATAAGTTGATTATCTATGCAGTTTCTGCACGATTACTACGTGCTTTTGTAGTATTTTTTTACTCGAATGGTTCTTAGCGTATGATTATTGCTTAGGATCTTGCACTAGTCAGTCAGATTGGATGTGGTACCTTTGATTTAACTGTTTCTTTACAGTCCTTTGATTAAGTCGTTActatttagtagcttttagtacTCCAAAGGTTTGTTCCTAGGTGCGATCATTACTTAGGATCTTGAATTCCTCATCAAATTGGACGTTGTAGCTTTGATTTTAGAAGTTCTTCCAAGTTCTGATGAAGTAGGGTTTTTTAGGGGGTGGGGTGGAATTAGATTGTGGTGGGTGGATTTGCAACAACATGACTGTATTTTATATTTTGGGTAGGAAGGAAACAGATCCTAGAAAGAGTTGTTTGGATAAATAGGGATGGATTAGGGGTTTGAATGGATTGTCTTGGAAGTTACTTCATCTAAACCATCATTATGAAGTGACTAGATCTAATTCAGATAGGCACAGAGGTTTGacttagtttttattttttatttacaaTGATGCATCTTTTAAGTGAGATTCTTGAGAGGCGCTGTTGGCTGTTGGCAGTAATTCATGCATGTAGTGTAAGTGCATCTGAGGACGAATTACTCCTCATATGCTGCATCAACTGATCTGAAGTGTACTATCGCGACAGGAGAATAattagcg includes:
- the LOC136457605 gene encoding auxin-responsive protein IAA1-like, whose translation is MSVETERSSTESSAASGLDFEDTALTLTLRLPGSAPAAVASLSSSSSAFPDADRKRASSDADPDRSSPLAASSDAAPAPKARVVGWPPVRSYRKNALADVAGSSKANQAAKFVKVAVDGAPYLRKVDLQAYAGYDQLLRALQDKFFSHFTIRKFADDERKLVDAVNGTEYVPTYEDKDGDWMLVGDVPWKMFVETCQRLRLMKGSEAVNLAPRAAR